Within Vicia villosa cultivar HV-30 ecotype Madison, WI linkage group LG1, Vvil1.0, whole genome shotgun sequence, the genomic segment ATTTTCTTTGATAAAGTATACTTACTAATCCAGAGCGTCTCACATACATGCACATACGATGCACCCTCAGATCGTGTCCATCAGATTATCAAGCATCCAGATCTCACGCCCCAGAAGCTGCATACACGCCATGGACACTCAGAGGCAATGTCACACTGAATCAAAGCTAAGTTatttctaaatttttattttattaaataaaatttcttttatttattttctttcctcTTTTTATTCAAATATTGTTATAGATCTTTTTAGTATTTACTAAAATTATTTCTTATgatgttatttttataattatttattttaatcgaatattcgttttttttttacaatttattaataattgtttttaaaccctaaagattattatttttgcatgtgtttttaatcaattaaatttttttaggtttgttaacctcgatttatttataaaccctagaatcctcaggtaggtgttatccactaacgcatattttagccttacaaaccctgtaggtcaccataagttttcttgaataaacatGTTAGGTTCAGGAgtagggtttgtaaaccttttaagggtttatagatctttaaggtttgtagatcattcatacactaaaaattctttctttgttcaaattttcaggattaatccagattctccgattacgcgccatgccaatcaaaaagctaagttccgcccattttcttatttaaatttaatttttattaatttttacttttgccttataggttcaattagggtttacttcaatagtcaatgaatctctcctacactcacttttattttccttttaattttcagggttcgaggaagatcaaggcattcaagattttgattaattattgttccctcttattttctgttttaattcccccaccccgcaggtgtttattgtaatagcgtaggaatttattttctacctttaatttctgcaaatttaaactgcgtggttagtaatcttagggagtgcaagcctttaatagaattaggataactaattataagataaatatctgaattaaccacctgattgtaccacacacgcacctttagggtaatctctctggttgccttgttgccttattaattggttgccttaattttgttgcctaaaaatagtcaattccctcgattccgaggatacctaaagcaatgttgccttcaaagttattgaaactcccccgaGGTTGCCTTATGAAAagtgattgtccctattgctaaggtatcctcgcatgatgcctaaaaagataaaatgactattatatccttcccttagactacctgccctctttatggcatgggatagtcttatggcgaacgattactctcgatgacccttaaacatccaattgaaagacttcctgccttcttatggtatggatagatcctttcgcctgaaaagctaaaagaacgttttttcaaaacttagggtagttgctattaattgcttgctctaatccaaaatctttttccactcttttcaaagaaacttttcaaaagactacgcttatttacaagctaaagttcttattcctaTTCACACATtactctttcaaacaaatcaaacatttcaaacaaagtgagctaagcaattaagagcccatggataaccatggatgcaaagggtgccttgcaccttccctttgcataacttacccccaaactcaaaatcttttcaaaaggtcttacctgttcttttagcctttcctaattggataaaataaaagtcggtggcgactcttgcttaaccgcgacatttcaaataaagtcagttcaccgtattacaatggcACTACAAGTGCGCTGCAACACGCTTCAAgaatttcaaaacaacaaaaatctagtGAAGTTTCGCTTCCAGCACGCAGGTGGCGTAACTGCCATACAACACATTTTTCTGCACAAAGGGCAAGTGCGCTACAACACACTTTTCTAAGAAAAGCGCACTAAGGCGGCCAAAACTCCAAAAGGCGGTTTAAGAATTCTTCAGGGTTAAGCAATATAGGCATGGTGCAGTGAGGATTTCTGAGTAGGACGAGGATAGCAGCTTTTGGAAATTTTCTATAAGTAGAGAACTTAAGCCATGTATTTGGGAGATTCCATTTTTAGTTATTTTAAGTCCAATATCATTGTAATAACTTAATTTAGGGAGGGATGGCAAGGATCGAGGTGGATACGCATCAAGAATCGGGAAGGGGTAGGAATGATATTGGTTGGATCTTCCATATAATAAATAGAAGCCTATATAGTATTAAAATTGTTACCTTCTTCATTATAATCATAGGAGGAGTCGGTGAAAGGAAGATTGCAAATGTGTGTGAATTCTTCAAGATTTACCCCGATTTGGTGTTTCTTTACTTCAGAGGTTAAAACCCCATATACATAGTTGAGGTTAGCATAAAACATTCTTACTAAAGTAGGGAACCTTTCTTTGGGTACTTCACATATGAAGTTCTATAAATCGGCCTCcgtaaaatttgaacaaaaccaTAATATTTGAAGATATTCTCTTCCAAATAGAGAGACTTAAGAATTTCTCTTTTAGTATAGTAGCGGTTGAAGTTAGTTTCTTGCTCTTGGGAATAGAAATTTTTAGAAGTAAGAGGAAGAGGCTCGAAGGTGTGTGATCCCTTTGGTTCCATTTATGATgatgaagagaagaagaagaatattttTCTCTAAAACACTCAAATATGCACATAATAGAGAAAGGTAAAATGAGATGAcgagaaaagagaaagaatacCTCTTTATAGACtttgtctaatcgattagattaATTAATACACATGGTTGGCAGTTGGGAACTTGTCGTTACACTGTTTTCCAATGCCCTAAATGATTACCTCTTTAATCTAATCAATTATTTTGTGATAATCATGATAGATTTAAAACTAAATCTTTCTAATCGATAAGGATcttagtttaatcaattatatagtTCATTTTCATCTTTCTTGGTCTTTTTGGACCTTGGTTTGAGATTTTCTTTTATGGATTGCTTTTGGCACCCCTTCTTTATTGGAATTGAACTTCCTTCTTCTTAAAACGCTTAAGACTCAATTTAATAGTTAGTAATAATAATCATTATAGggttaaatatttttagacttttaAACCTCTAAAAAGTGTATTATCTTAAATATCAAATAACCTTGATAAAAACTCCCTCTTTCAAGGGAACGAAAAAACACTATTGTAAATTCTTCTCTATAAATCGTTGGATACGAGAGTAGGTTTAAACAATGAGACTGATAAATCCATTGCAAACTTATCATATCAACTTAATGAGGGGATAAATGATCATCATAGATCATAAATATTGAGAACCATCCTTAACAAGTGCTTTGATCAAGTCCATTGAAATACACCATCAACGAACATTACTTGGATCCCAGGCATCGGAATTTCATCAACCATATCTTGTATACTCAATGGTATACATCTTGTCTAGTACTTATTCATTTAATACGCACTAAGGAATCAATTAAAGCTGCAAAGCATTTCTGCAAAAGTAAACTAGGTTTTTACCTTTGGTACCCAAATCTTTTTTAGTCCTGGTGCATTAGTAGTTCTAAGAAGTCAAGTTTTAATACCTTTATAACTTCTTAGTTTATCATATTAAGAGGGCTCTATATGGCCAAGCTTATCACAATAAGATCATTTATAGACAAGgaaattcaatttctttttattaaagCCTTTTTTTATGTGATCTTCTATATTTAATACCTAATTCAGTTATATTcaaggaaggcctttgatttgACAGAATAAAATATAGGCTTTCTTTCCCCTTAGTAAATTTACTAAGGGTTTCATGAATCTTTCACTTCCTTTTTCACCGAGGCACAAGTCTCACATTTTACAGTTTGGTTTCTAAGATTATCCATTTCatatattgcatttaatatttAGTCTTTAAAATATGTGTAACGCTTTTAAATTTTATCAAGTTCCTCAACTAAattgaaatttaatttaaatagttaCTTGTATGATAACGTTGTTACCTCGTAATCTTCTTCGTGAGAAGATTTCAAGAAAACGTGTTCATATTCTTTGTTGGATGAAGATTCTTCAAAGATTTTACTAGAGGTTGATTCTTCAAGATCTCTCATTGTTGTCAAGTCTCTGAAGATATTATTCGTTGAGACTTTTTCTCATTTCTTCTTTAGAAAATTCTATTGACTGAGACTTTTTCTTCAAAGCTGCTAGAGATTCTTATAGTTTTGAGCTTATCCCTTCATTTTTTAACAATTTAATCAACTCATTATGTTTCTCATTGATTTCTTCCTTCTTTGATTTTTCCTGAAACTTGTAAAAATTTCCATCTTTTGTTTTAAGGATTGGATCAGGTTTCAAATTCTAAAATTTAACTCTTAGATATTTGTTAGCAATGAAAGTTGTAACATGGCTTCCAAGAATTCTAAAGGTTGATCACCATATGTGAAAGTAATTTGCATATTCATCTAGTGTTTCGACTTGTTCTTCTTGTGTGTTCATTCCCTCTTAGTTGACAATCGGATATACTCCACGGATAATTTCAAGAGTGTCTCACATCTCCTTGGCGGAACAACAATTAAAGACATAAATAAAAAGGTTTTCTTTTAAGGACATAACTAAAAGGTAAAGAAAATAACTGGAAAACAAAAGAGATGAGGGAAGAGAAATAACACTAGAGAATTATATAGATTCACCAAGAACACCTAATTATGTACCCAAATTTATTGTTAAGAGTATCCACTAAACTTGAAAGCTTTTAGGAGATTGTGTTGTCGAACCCCTTATACCAGGAAATGAAAACTTTCAGGAAAACTTATAACCAAACAACGGAAAAAGGCTTAGAGCGATTCGTTTCTACACCAAACGGAGATTTAGCATACGTTCATTTTGAACTAAGATAGATTTTTTAGTTGGTTATCCTCCGAACCAAACCGGGGTTTTACACAAGCAGGCCACTAACCAACTTGAGATTTTTACAGGGATGATTTTGAACCTACTGAGTTATTACACTAGGCTGAACTAAAAAACCAAGTAAGATTTTAACCAAGATGATCTCAAACTAATAGAGCTTTTAATCCAGCATAGCCCAAGAACTGTTGTGAAGATTTTCACTGGTTGATCTTtgttagaatcccatttgtgcatattttgtatataagttttgtggtatttcttaaactcttgtgccaaatttgattaccttttgatatattagtatgtaaataaataactttgtgtttattttctaaattaagttagtttattaactcttgtaatgttttctttaggttttaacaacttttgggcaagatggaatgagaagaatgatcaaaacaagcttgcaatgagggtggaatacaaaaagaaggagttttgtgcaagaaggtccgctcagcggagtccaagcggaccCAGGCAGAGATTTTTCCACcagcaagtccgctcagcggagttgaAGCGGACATGGGCAGGGACGAGCAACAAAGttggctccgctcagcggaccttgaagacaaattAGATATTTTgactgctccgctcagcggacctgctccgctcagcggacctactttttcaacttttgttcttagccacataaaattgatgattaagaGGATTAGGATAGTTTTTATCATAAGATACACTtggagaaaaagctagggcaagagaagaagagaaaaaccattttccttaagagaaaatcaagatttctaaacatctttctttgatcttcttgagtttgatgtcactaaatcttggtttgttgcttgttgttgaagcttccatggatatggagggctaagtttcatcttgtgtcaagattagaggtagttagtttgtaaatatgtactttctttgatctattatgtatgaacttggttaatgattaatacatggtgaatatcttgttatttatgtttcatttgttgttttggatcattattgagagatatgtttcaaagctagacctaaaagatattcatctatcaataaacaaactctagagatagatttgtgagttgataatcacaagtatcaagcttttaagattatcatgttgattgtcggcatgagagatcatctgacggtgaatatgataataatcacgatattgctttagagataaacggtatcgagaggatacgtgattgtattaatcattaataggttcatatatgtaactattagagtacatatgaagcaaactaatgaacactaatcttgacacagttttaccaaaccgtttttaaatcctaagttattgtctttaaaTGGAGATTTAAGTTTCTGCAAAGCTGTATTATAAAGCTACCTTGTACTGAAAGTGTAGGGAATCAAAGCTGGATTGATAAAGCATCTTCAACACATTGCATTCTATTTATTCTTTACAAACATACCCAAAGTTTCCTATGAAAGCTCTTCAAATACAGTTCAGAGTTTACATATACAGCCAATCTAACAATTAGCTTTTAAACATGTTCATAAGATACCTGATGTACAGATCATACAACTATTTTTTCTATAAGATTTGACTTTAGAAATATATAAGAAATATCAAATGAAGAAATTTATTAATATCTAGTATAGTGACTCTGAATTTGACAAGTTGGAATAACTAGCATTGTTGCTCCTTCACCTGTCCAGATTGTGCTATAAATTCCAAGTGCCAAAACTTGTGATGATTTCATCGTTTCCGATCTCCGCATCCGTGAATGTAAGTGCTCTCTGTAGCTTCCTTGGATTGAAAACCTCAACCTCAGCAATATATGTCGCAGTCACGGGTCTATGGTCTGAAAGTTTAAGTTCATTCCTTTTGTAGCTCAGTAATCTCATTCCATTTCCATATGAAAGAATGCGATCACACCTGAAAAGTAATCTCGaatattaaaaagaaagacaCATATTGACACAGACATTGGCGAAGAATCTCAATTCAAACGAGTTAAAGTATACCATGCTGGTGTACGCCTCCCAACTTTCGGCTCCTCCCCGATGTACTTGTCTGAATTAACCTCGTACTTATAGGTTGGAGGGAAATTTAACATTCCTTCTGACCATCCATTAAATACACCTTTTTCTAGTTCTTTCGCAAGCTGTTATAATAAGATGTCGATGTCAATAAATAACATACATTTCTCTCATGCAGTACACAATTCATCTAATGAAAGGTTGTATATTAGTATTACCTGGTCGCTCTCAACCAATTTCGACCACTGCTTTTTCGAGATAAGATCTCTTGTTTTTTCATATGACAAATTGATACGGTAATTCAGATCACCGAACCAGATTATTCTTCTGCAAAAAAATTGGAATTTGCTTAAATGATTATAATTATTTCAAACAGAATGTGAAAGGACACAACAATGTCAATGTGGTGTGTAAAACATGGACTCACTCATGATCGAATATACTTTTGGGAAGTCCGATATCAGAAAGTGAATAAAAATGAGTCCTTTGATGGATTTCACGAACATCGGCATTTCTTTTGATTTCATCTGCTTCCTTTTGACCTGATGTAAGATGGGTGCATACAAAGCAGAAAAGTGTCTGATATATAGACATGCTCACTGATACTGATCCCTGAAAAATAtcgaaaaaaaataatttaactttATAATCATCCgattttatatttgtcatataTGTTTAGCAACTgatcacaaagaaaaaggaaaattttAAAGACCTTGTTGCCAATATAGCCCATAACACCAACACCAACAGTGGAAACCTTCAAATTCTGAATATGTTTCCGCACGCTTCTTCGAACCCAAATGGTGATGTAAATCCCAACCATCTGCTTGCTCACTATCTTGACATAAGAAGATCTTGTTTTCCTCTTCATCAAGGCTTCAAGGTCAATTTCAGCCAATATATCCAttgcatgtgtttttgatttaaaAGAATCTGTGGCTCTAAATGACTTTGTCGCGTTAAATGATTTAACTGGTTTAAGAGAAGTTGCTCTCTCCAATACGGTATGAGATAACAAATGTAATGGTGGCTCTGGCCAACTCAAACCAATCCTTTCAGTCCCACTAACCATTCTAGATAGTTTACTAATCTGTGGAGAAGATGGTGTTTCAAATTTTGCCGATAAATCTTCGTCACGTAAACAGTTTAGCCTATCCAACCTCCTCTGATAAGATAACTGATTCTCTATATCATTATCAACCTTCACTCCTGAGTTGGCAATATCAGCAGCATTTGAATCCTTCAAACTAGTATTCAATGACTCATGTGTGATTGGTTTATCGGTGACTCCATCAAATACTTCATATCCTTCATCCAAAGGATGGATTTCCTCGCCGATATCACCATCACTTTCTAGTagcatttcttcttcttcaatatctGGAGCATCGTCAGATGGTTTAAACTTTGATGGCGATGGAGGATCACTGAAGGATTTTATCTTTGATGGTTTTGGTTGAACTCTATTCAATGTTTCTTTAATAATGTTTTCCCATTTCGGCACATTACGAGTATCTACAGCACCGAAAATGTTGCTTGTGTTTAAAGGTACAATCTCTTGAAGACTGCAATTAGAAAGTGCAAAAAAACTATTTAGTCAAACAAATTGAACAATATGATGAAAATTTTGATATTGTCAGTCCAAAAAGTTTTACATTATCAACAAAGCAGAATCGACCATATGTGCGACTTTAGGAGAAAATTTAACGCGAAACTTACCCAAGGACATATATATCAGCTGGATGGTTAATGTCTAGCCAATCATCAATATCAAGGTCATTAGGTGGAAGTTTCCCTCCAACATTCCATGTCCCAACACATACTCTAAAAGAGAAAAAATGTAGAACAGAATCGAAATATGAGAGGCTTTTGAGAAATAACGAGTAAGCTATGTTTTCTACGCTATCTAATCATTGCAAGTATTGAAAAAACACGAGAGCGGTTCCTAACCTTAGTTCCTTCTTGTTTATATACTGAGACCTTACTGTCAATGACTTTTGCCTCCTTAAGCCAGGGAGAAATTCTGCAGTTCATTCGAAATTTAGAGGGTGTGTATATATAAAGCAATCACGCAAACGTGTGGTAAATTTTCGCGATTCGAAGAATAGAAGTAAAATTAGAAACAACTACTAGTACAACTGAATTGAGGTCAATCAGTAAAACTTGTGTGTTATCATTTGATAAACTAAATTTCATAtacgaaagaaaaataaattaccaCATGATTCAGATGGAGTTTCATCCTCTTTGCTGTCCCTATACCGCGAACCGGTTCTCCACTCTGCATAATACACCAAATTCAAACTGAAACACATGACAGAAAAACCAAACTAAACAAGAATCGTCACTCATCATACAAGACTCGGTCTCTAAGATCCCAAAACAATAACAATTCTCAATTAGACACAAACCAAAATTGTCAATTTCCGAGTTCtaataaaatcaattatacacCTCCAGAATCAATCCTGCTTACTCCAAACGTGAAACCAAACATACACAGAATTTTCCCTAATCTCATCCGTTGTACGATTAGAAACATCAATCAATAGACTAACCTTCATTGTCAGAGTCAGTTTCAGGGTCATCCTCAGTATCATCAGAGTCAGCAACATAATCAGGCTTCTTGCTTCTAATGTTAAGCCATTTGCGCAACACCATAGTCGCCCATAAATTctacaaacaacaacaaccaagaaaaaataataactcAGCTCAATTTCACTGCAATCTACCTTACTGAACTCAGTTTCCAAATACTCACAAACACCAAATTGAACAAGCATATTGAAATCAACCATGCAAGAATCAAGATAGAGAAAACAAGTACCTGTTTTTGCTTGTTGGCTGAGTGTTGATGCTGCTGCTGCTGCTTCATAACTGCTTAAAATTATTGCTATAAATTTACAAACCATAAATAGAATGAGAGAATGAAGTCTGAAACTGAAGAAAAAGAGGGAACAAATAACATGTTTAGACAAGATTTGAAGATGCAAACAAAAGTAAGATTGTCTTACTCTTACAcaaaaaaataatgatatttgTATTGACTATTTTAGGGGTAAAATGTCTTGTCATATACAATTTGAAGGGATTGTTTTATATTCTatggaattgaaattgaaatgtataAATTACTATTTTGAGGATTTCTTGCAAGTTTAGATTTTGTATAATGGACTCACATCACATGCATTTATTTGAATGAATCTGGTGGATATTAAAATAATGAATTGCAAATTAATGATGATTGTGATgtcaattatttttcaaattaaaattatcAGTGTGTTTTTTATCCTTCAAATTATACTTactgtaattataattttttaaaaatgttttttaatttttgaattataatataaaatataaaatttagatTTAAATCATTTGATATAATGGAACGGTCCCTGAAACACGAAGGCAAATACGCGTTTGGGAATATTGAATATgtatcttattagttgtgataTGCAGGGATTTATTTCTggttttgaatattatttttacaCCACTAGGCACTAATTCCAAATATATATAAACTTCATATGTATATGCAAAGACAAATTAACGTCGGCAATTTAATTACTCACGTCACGGCACAGCATTTTCCTCTTTTTGTTTTCTCTCCCATTTTACTAAACCGTACATTAAACAAGTTttacacattattattattattatcatcatatAGAGGATATCATATCAAACTCAAACATTAAATTATGCCCATACACCATGCAGCTTCCTAGTTCCCTACCATACCACTTGCTAAATTTAGGGTTTGTTTGGATTGGTGGTGGACATAATTCATTCTAGTAAAATTGAGTtcggtagaattgattttatcataattgagtttagcaaaattgatttatgttttgatacatttatgtaaaagtgagttgattACAGTATAAAAATCATCGagaatcaattctagaggcaGAAACTACAAATTCTAACTTCAAGTATAATCCATTCTGAAGATAGAATCAATTCCACTTTTACCTaaccaaatattttaaaatcattCAAAATTAATTCTATATTTCTAAAATTGTGTTTGACCTTTCTAAAAGCCAAACCAAATATGCACGAATAAATTAATTTTGTTACTAGTTTCTTCATTGTTAAATTTAGTAAAAAAACTCAAGAGGAATTACTTTTTTGTTCATTAGATTTACTAATTTCTTCAATGTTACATTCTTTGCAATCTATGTCGACGATTATTAAATAACGAAGTGTGAGGCAaatgacaaaaaatatatattgaagAGATAGCAAACATAACCCTACAGTTAGAAGAAAGCATTGATTATGTCTCTCACATCAGAAATGACAATCCTTCGACCATAGATTTCAACTAAGGTACACCCCCTCCAGGCCCCTTGAAAGGAAAAGGGCTTCCTCAACGTTCACACTTAAAATACTACCTAGAAATGAAAAAGAGACAATAAGTTTTTAAATTCTTGTATTAAGAATTTTAATTTAGT encodes:
- the LOC131643654 gene encoding type IV inositol polyphosphate 5-phosphatase 3-like, yielding MKQQQQHQHSANKQKQNLWATMVLRKWLNIRSKKPDYVADSDDTEDDPETDSDNEEWRTGSRYRDSKEDETPSESCEFLPGLRRQKSLTVRSQYINKKELRVCVGTWNVGGKLPPNDLDIDDWLDINHPADIYVLGLQEIVPLNTSNIFGAVDTRNVPKWENIIKETLNRVQPKPSKIKSFSDPPSPSKFKPSDDAPDIEEEEMLLESDGDIGEEIHPLDEGYEVFDGVTDKPITHESLNTSLKDSNAADIANSGVKVDNDIENQLSYQRRLDRLNCLRDEDLSAKFETPSSPQISKLSRMVSGTERIGLSWPEPPLHLLSHTVLERATSLKPVKSFNATKSFRATDSFKSKTHAMDILAEIDLEALMKRKTRSSYVKIVSKQMVGIYITIWVRRSVRKHIQNLKVSTVGVGVMGYIGNKGSVSVSMSIYQTLFCFVCTHLTSGQKEADEIKRNADVREIHQRTHFYSLSDIGLPKSIFDHERIIWFGDLNYRINLSYEKTRDLISKKQWSKLVESDQLAKELEKGVFNGWSEGMLNFPPTYKYEVNSDKYIGEEPKVGRRTPAWCDRILSYGNGMRLLSYKRNELKLSDHRPVTATYIAEVEVFNPRKLQRALTFTDAEIGNDEIITSFGTWNL